One window of the Cryptomeria japonica chromosome 7, Sugi_1.0, whole genome shotgun sequence genome contains the following:
- the LOC131053378 gene encoding (R)-mandelonitrile lyase-like: MEILFYLISCLLLFTNHNDLHCSAVQTQKLEYPYPFMTVDVEKAAARTYDYIVVGGGTAGCPLAATLSQHYSVLLVERGDSPYGNPDTADIKGVFKAFGDPSEFPYVMQGFVSDEGVQLVRGRVLGGGSAINAGFYSRASSEFIREMEWDEKLVNESYEWVEKLMAFKPDKLFRWNSAFKDALLEAGVLPYNGYTMDHLEGTKFSASTIDNEGRRHTAADLLQYANPDNIVVLLNATATRILFDSSSGILKANGVELMSNVDDILYQVFINYLSHWSEVILSAGSIGSPQLLLLSGIGPSEQLDELNITVLLDLNTVGKRIQDPPRTTIILESPKPLEFEQAQVVGIIENSQVYIWGLGFVQQQNTIDDQYIGGMFTKVAFPFSRGELRLSSKNPQDNPFVRYNYFSHPFDVHECILAVKVLSNITMTTSIQQFTFNRWLQFIGSKLPQNIQDNNALENFCKDTVATVWHYHGGCEVNYVIDKTFQVKGVDSLRVVDNSIFKDSPGTNPQATTMMLGRYAGVRILQERMNICEY; encoded by the exons ATGGAGATTCTCTTTTATCTCATTTCATGCCTGCTGCTTTTTACAAATCATAATGACCTTCACTGTTCGGCGGTACAAACGCAGAAATTGG AATACCCATATCCTTTTATGACAGTAGATGTTGAGAAGGCAGCTGCAagaacatatgattacattgtggtTGGAGGAGGCACAGCAGGGTGTCCTCTTGCTGCAACTCTGTCACAGCATTATTCTGTTCTGCTAGTGGAAAGGGGAGATTCCCCCTATGGTAATCCTGACACTGCAGACATTAAAGGCGTATTCAAGGCTTTTGGGGATCCCAGTGAGTTCCCTTATGTCATGCAGGGATTTGTCTCAGATGAGGGAGTGCAGTTAGTAAGGGGAAGAGTTCTGGGAGGTGGATCAGCCATTAACGCTGGTTTCTATAGCAGGGCAAGCTCGGAATTCATTCGAGAGATGGAGTGGGATGAGAAACTTGTGAATGAGTCATACGAATGGGTGGAGAAGTTGATGGCCTTCAAACCAGACAAACTTTTCCGTTGGAATTCTGCTTTCAAGGATGCACTTTTGGAAGCTGGAGTGCTTCCTTACAATGGGTATACTATGGATCATTTGGAGGGCACCAAGTTCAGTGCTTCTACCATTGACAACGAGGGAAGGAGACACACAGCTGCAGATCTGCTACAATATGCAAATCCAGATAACATTGTGGTTCTTCTGAATGCTACAGCCACCAGAATCCTCTTTGATTCCTCCTCAG GAATATTGAAGGCTAATGGTGTTGAGTTGATGAGTAATGTTGATGATATCTTATATCAAGTATTTATCAACTATTTGTCACATTGGAGTGAAGTAATATTGTCAGCAGGAAGTATAGGTAGCCCTCAACTTCTCTTATTAAGTGGAATTGGCCCCTCAGAACAACTTGATGAATTGAACATTACTGTATTATTAGATCTAAACACTGTAGGGAAAAGGATTCAAGATCCACCGCGTACAACAATCATTTTGGAATCCCCTAAACCACTTGAATTTGAACAAGCACAAGTAGTGGGTATAATAGAGAATTCCCAAGTCTACATTTGGGGTCTTGGCTTTGTTCAACAACAAAACACTATAGATGATCAATATATAGGAGGTATGTTTACCAAGGTGGCATTTCCCTTTTCAAGGGGTGAGCTTCGACTTAGTAGCAAAAATCCCCAAGATAATCCATTTGTAAGATATAATTACTTTTCTCACCCATTTGATGTACATGAATGTATTCTTGCTGTGAAGGTATTGTCAAATATTACAATGACAACTTCTATCCAACAATTTACATTTAATAGATGGCTTCAATTCATAGGGTCAAAATTGCCACAAAATATACAAGATAATAATGCCTTGGAAAATTTTTGCAAAGATACAGTAGCAACAGTTTGGCATTACCATGGAGGATGTGAAGTTAACTATGTGATTGACAAAACATTTCAAGTGAAAGGTGTTGATAGTCTAAGAGTTGTGGATAATTCAATTTTCAAGGATAGCCCTGGGACCAATCCACAAGCCACTACCATGATGCTTGGAAG GTATGCTGGAGTTCGTATCCTTCAAGAGCGGATGAACATTTGTGAATATTAG